The genomic DNA ACGGCGGGTTGTTGGCGAGCTCGAGCTTGCGGTACTCCTCGATGGGAGACAGGATGTCGGTCACGGAGAAGGGCGTGGAGTGCTGCAGCTGCAGCTGGGAGAGGTTCTGCTGCAGCAGCGCCGACTTGGGCGACAGGCTCATCGCCAGCTCGGCGGCGCTGAGTTCCGGCAGCGCCTCCGCCGGACACGGCGAGTACGCGCCCTCCGCGGACATCCGACCGGCCGCACTCGACGCCACTCCACGGCTCAGCCTCTAGTGGCTCTCGGGCGAGAGTGGCGCCGGAGCCCCCGGCCGCGGCCCACTCGAGAGGCGCCGCCCCTTGGGCCGCGGCCGCCCAATGGCGCAGCTGCGGGCCGCCGATTGGCGCCCGCGCGTGTGTGCGTGGCGCGGCCTGGCGCAGTCGGCCGGCGCCCGGCGGCGCGCGCGGTGCGCCCCCCTCCCTGCGGTTCTGTTAATTGTTGCGTTTGACAATTTGGTGACCGCGGCCTGTGAGTTAACGTTAACTAGTTGACAATGTTACTGCCTCGTACTTATCATAGTAAATGAAAGCTTGCGGTTTGTTTGGTTGTACTCAACAGTGAAATTGACTATTGTTGTTTAACCTGAAATTACtgtggtacttacttacttattttaatattgtattaagtaggtattagtcTTTTAAGCCATGACTTCATACCTACCCTATATACCTATGTTTAagatacactttgataccatgtcacattaacttttttgtcaaatttaaccgtaagtctcattaaatgtcaaatatgatagtgcgacagggttctaaagtgggtacatgattttgCTTACCTATGACTGTAGGTACTTCATAaatgtcactgtggtcctgtgtgtcaccggattgcttctcaaacggggagcgctagTTCGATCCCCGATATCGGTCTTGTGACTTAGTTGTAATTTGTTGTAACTTAtaatgaattattaaattattaataacggccgtcgtggtccagtggttgagcgttgtgctcacgatccggaggtcccgggttcgaatcccgatcgggacaaatcgcaaaaatcactttgtgatccctagtttagttaggacattacaggctaatcacctgattgtccaaaaagtaaaaagattcgttcttcggaaggcacgttaagccgttggtcccggttattacttactgatgtaagtacgtagtcgtttctagagtcatgtcaggggcctatggcggctcagtaataaccctgacaccagggttgatggggttggtgattcgcctcacaatccacacgatagaagagagatgAATTATTAATTGTAAGTCCTatctcaagtgcaattgtcactaacacaattggctcgagtTCGAcgcttatagacggcgatacggctcaccaccaccttagtctaaaagaaagctcacGTTCACGATGAAGGTACCGTGAGTACTCAGTTCTCTTGTTGCACTCACCTCtggctaacctaacctaaccttactGAGAATATTAATTGACTAGATGTAGGTAAGCTAACTAGTTAGTACAAGCcaagaattgtactatatttaaacttaaacttaaaaaatggcttattgagcaggcattctatagttttgacgacctgtaattgataatatattttaatgtaattgaattccgtagtaatatttacatacatacataaacagcctatatacgtcccactgctgggcacaggcctcccctcaatcaaccggagggggtatggagcatactccaccacgctgctccactgcgggttggtggaggtgtttttacggctaatagccgggaccaacggcttaacgtgccttccgaagcacggaatcatcttactttttcggacaatcaggtgattcaagcctgaaaagtccttaccaaacaaaggacagtctcacaaagtgatttcgacaatgtccccatcgggaatcgaacccggacctccagatcgtgagcctaacgctctaaccactagaccacggaggctgttaagtaatatttaatttaattgaattttgtaatatctgtgacgtgtaattattattatcaataaatgactatgactatggcTAGTAATGTAGATAATGTAGATAATAAAGCgcaagttatgtaaaaagagttttgttaagtttgttatttatttatttatttttatttatacaattcaCAATATATAAGCTTACAGCTAATAAGTTATCTAACTCTTaagcttttttttatgatgtgatttgccgcagatggcattaactaattggccgggaAACTCTTAAGCAAttaagaacaatttgaaatagAAACCTCTGGCTAACCTAATTGATAATAACAATGGGCTTAGGTTATACCTTCTTAGACTATATTAATTGACTAGAtgtaggtgctaattcctgtaaataccatctaattttattttaggttatatctgtcattttcttatccgccgaaaaggaaagggacgggtaatcgacaagcataaaatttatggaacacacgtcaattttaagcacaaatctaaaacaaccgtctaaaaactcgcccgggttattcatttatttactcattcttcctaaaattaagagctgtcaatcatccgtccctttccttttcggcggataagaaaatgacaggtataacttaaagtaaaattaagagatgtctgcaggaatcggggccgtaaGCTAGCTAGTTAGTAGATAATGAAGCGCAAGTTAGGTATGTGAAAAGAGCTTTGTTAAGTTTGTTATCTAACCCTTGGGTAATTATgaacaatttgaaataaaaggCTGTGGCTAACCTAATTGAGACTATAGTGCGCTTAGGTTATACTATCTTAGACTTTATTAATTGACTAGATGTAAGCTAGCTAATTAGTAATGTAGATAATAATCATGATTAGTAATGTAATGTTGGTAATCGCAAGTTATGTGAAAAGAGTTTTAAGTTTGTTATATGTAACACAAatgatcacaaagcgatttttgtgatatgtccccaccggcattcgaacccgggacctccggatcgtgagcccaacgctcaaccactgaaccactgaggccgttattattgtattaagtaggtattagtcTTTTAAACCATAAGTTCATAACTACATAGATACTTCATAAAAGTCACCGTAGTCCTGTGTGTATGCTtcgtataagtgacatcgtaacgaatactgagggggatgattgagactatggttctgagttgatatcaagtggaatttcctctcggaaaattcatgaaattgtttgtttttttttaacctcgtaaagccgaggtttccagacgcaatagtaaaaaaaacaatggagtttggattttaaaaggactgtcggcgttacgactttaAATCATgtaaaattctatacttttgcgatggaaaattcaactcagaataatgagctgaatcatcccccttagttttCCGTTagtttttcgttacgatgtcacttagaagtgtacaggtagtcatacaaataggtatgggtgttagtgacaccgtaacgaatactgtatGGAATAATTCAGACAACAATTCTGAGTtcataacaagtggaatttcctctcggaaaattcatgaaattgtttgtgtttttgtcATTTACAGATCAATCATACTTAGacctcaaacttttcgttacgataccactaacaccctgtatacgtagaGTAGGTAGGTCTGTAGGCCTTTTGTCtgtaatacttacctatttcttcTTGTTGTCTCTTTAacataatgaatgaatgaataagaatttatttcggatttgaaatccatagatgttagtaagtaataataataataatctttattgaacatagacttacaattttacattaataaaaatatagacaactataatatgaccaattactctagatatgcggcggtccctgcactaagctcagcttgtatcgcaggggccagaaTACGATTTCCTGTcaggatttacaaaatggacacacggacagaatacagagcactatgaaaaattataactgcttatatcaaaatacacaataatgaaacataataaaaatatttaaaattagcaaaaataaaacttctaggtatgaagtaatgtgtgtgtgtgtgtgtgtgtacaaaaagtacaaagtaacttaaacctttttttttttttgacgtgacttattgtagatttgccgcagatggcattaactacttggccggacaaatggggagcgctgaaggctctcacccggtacaacgtttaagacaacaggcctgagggtgcccagttgggcgcgaacctcggctcagggcgtcgtctgagaggaaaaatatttgaaagaattaatcgaccctagtgggtcgatagcgataagcgctgaatgagggaaatcgtcgaccacgccggcggggtcggtatcggggacctgaagtgtttggtgtcgcgagctgattggctgcctctatggctagagttaacttaaacctaatgttagtaacaggtacataaaacaaacaaaagcaacaaaaataaaatattatgatgaaTTTATCAGACCCGATTTTACCGGCGGACACCATATCCCGGCTTGACTGGTATAATATGGAGGTAGAATCCGTCCAGTGTGCCCATATTGGGCAATCAGGTCTGTCACACAACACCTTCAGGCATATACTGGGCACTGGGCTATAATGCACTATAGCGTACCTACATTGAGAAAGTCggtgagaggagctcggtgacgcagcggtaaacgcgctcggtcttcgattgttgaagttaagcaacattcgcaaaggccggtcgtaggatgggtgaccacaaaaaaaaagttttcatctcgagctcctccgtgcttcggaaggcacgttaagccgttggtcccggttgcattagcagtcgttaataaccatcaatccgcactgggcccgcgtgatggtttaaggcccgatctccctatccatccatagggaaggcccgtgccccagcagtgggaacgttaatgggctgatgatgatgatgattgagaAAGTGTaggaacgaagcaaatggaattccatagtctccgctTATCCCAGTGGAAAATAAGCCTGTGTTTGTGTAAGTATGTACGTACTGTACTTAATAGCGTTGTGgctgaaataatttattatattataattaggtagtaggtaggtagggtgTCTATTAgagagctgtttaaagaaataaatatactgacggtcgcaagtgcaatatatttatgaaaacattaggtaggtatgtaggtatgtaaatacgtaaaaatgtaattctaccgagaaactgtgaaaggcacaCTTACAATCCATccatctccctagaattatcccgtttttcacagggtccgcttacctaaactgaagatttaacaggtccgattttttacagaagcgattgcctgtctgaccttccaaccggcgaagggaaaactcTCCAGCCAAAGGCATACTTTCAATGCAaggaataaaaatgaaattgctACTCataattctagattaagtaaagaATAATGGCGAGCGCCCATACAGGTTTTTATTTAAGTGCAAATTACAGCGTCTATTcatcaaaaatatctaaaatgagCCTATATGTGTTCTTAAACATATTAGTCTTAAAATAACTGCCTAACGCCTTCTCGCCAATGTCCtttaattcatcttttttgggattACGtgtacatttttacaataaaataccggataatattttgaattagacagaaaataaatttaaagctcatgtgaaacttactttatgtaaaaaagcttattataagattaatgattacctaaatgataaaaatacttggtattaattgtgtttctctagttattaaataacttgtaatgtatacctatctacattgatttaaaagacgtgttgctgttgcagtttcttgtcatttcttttcctcagccgtgacaccttgcgaaatgacgtagattcaaaactgtTAAAACTTACCTTCAATAAGATTATCCATGATAATCCCGGTGAATAATTTTGATTCTAATTTCTGATTGAATTGAAGATGTCTGGCTCGGCGAGACTTGAACCCTCTGGTCTCCTGGTCctcatcctgtccatgcgaatttTTCGATCTTCGGAGAGCTGCAGGTTCAAGCGCCGTTCGAGTCagaagaaacacaaataaaattcacggattttaatggaactaagtaagtattacaGTAAATACTGGAAATGTACAGAAAACACgtgaaataaacactttttcatttcaaaattggttttattttttatagcgttagtaagtacctacagtaggtcaaagataaattgtaaaattatgattaacataacataaactgcctatacacgtcccactgctgggcacaggcctccccttaatcaaccggagggggtatggagcatactccatcccgctgctccactgcgggttagtggagatgtttttacggctaatagccgggaccaacggcttaacgtgccctccgaagcacagaatcatcggaaattatgattaagtacttactaaataaaaacagatctaaatgtgacaaaaaacattttcttttctctctttaacttatttatgaattttaataaagaaaaatataataagtgctacatttcgtcacgtttttctatgacgtcacaggtggctttttcatacaaattaggtacatattttaattttacacacagacgcgtgtgtacgataatatcaatgtgtagtgtctgtgtaaaacgaggttgtttgtatgaagtgtccggggtgtgacaaaACTATAAAAACGAGACATGCccaccttttctttttttttgatgtgacttatagatttgccggacaaatggggagcgctgaggactctcaagcggcacaaaatttaagacaactggtAGCCAGTTGTCcttttaaataattcaaatgAAATAATGTATGTTTTTGATTTGACAAGATACTTGGGCGATTTATTTAGTGTCTACAATTGGGGCTCACAtacagagcatactccaccacgctactccactgcgggtcatAAGAGATTCTAGATTATTCTATATTACCTATTACATATTCATTATTCTATATCGTCATAGGTATTCACGCTAAAACTTTGTTTAATGTGGCTGCAGTTTGATTTCAGTTGCTTGTGGCTCAGCTCTGGGCACGCCGTTACAAATTACAGGCGTGAATGTATGTATTTTGCATAAATATAGCTTCAGTTTTTGTaacaattatataaaactaagaaaaccccaataaatagtgaaataaaTCAAGGAGTTTAAGTTTTCATCACCGCCAGCACCACGCCACGACAGGAGACACCTCCACTTATAGTGCGGCATGGGCCGTACATCCTTAACACCTGTCGGATAGTACGCAAATTCCTATCCTCCGACACTGACATCATGACTGAAGGCACAGATACTTAATTATTGTACCCTCCTTCCAGTGGCACTTGGTCTGCGACCCGTGTCTCTGGCAAATACCCTccgaaagaggagataaactaaagtttaaaaaaaataataataataatatctttatttcgtaccattaaagccttaaatatatgacaatatttaataaataacattcaAATATAATCCGATAAATATAgtctagcgccatctataaaatagaaaaagtagTATGTTCAGTATACAATGTCATCTACCAGCGCAAATGAAAACTAATTTAGTTATTGTTCGATTTGATAGAGGACACCTAAATCTCACAACATTTTCAGTCAGTGACATCTATTGACGTCTCTTAGAATTAATATCATAACATTTTGACGTTTTAATTTTTGAACGATAAAATTTCTCTCAAATGTCTCAAAGTCTCAAACTTTATTATTGTTGTAAATTTTGGACCATTATTTTCGcttttattattgtttgaattataacaataatgtttGGTCAATATTGTTTTGACATTTGATACgaggtaaaattattttattcgtcGGAAACACCTGCCGGGAGCTGGCCACATTCTCTCTGTCTTCTTTTCAGCAAGTATGTAAATGTCATTTTTATATCTAATTTACACAGTTTTTACGTTAACTTCGGCGCCTTTTAGTTTTTTATGGTCGTTCGGTCGTTATCGAGTGGAAACCGTGCGTCTAAATGTGAAAATGTGGGCGTCGGAGGAAGATAACCTGCGCGGGGCTCGGGGCGCGCTCGTCACGTAACGTCGGGAGTGCCCCGATGGTGTTGCAGAGCGCGATGGTGCTGAGTACCGAGTGGGCGCAAGTGGAAGTGGTCGAGCTCACCAACGACGGAAACGGCCTGGGGTTCAACCTGGTCGGCGGGCGGAGCACCGGGGTCGTCATCAAGTACATCCTACCTGGCAGCGCCGCGGACAAGGACGGCAGGCTGCAGAGCGGCGACCACGTGCTACAGGTGGGCTCAGTCAATCTGCGCGGCTTCACGTCGGAGCAGGTGGCGTCCGTGCTGCGCCAGGCGGGCCCCACCGTGCGCCTGCTGGTGGCGCGCCCCGCCGACCCGGCCGCGGCCCTGCGAGCCCCGCTGCCTGGCACCGCACTCGTGCCCACCAAGTTGCTGGCGGACCCTGAACTACTCGACCGACACCTCATCGAAAGTGGCTACGGTGCTGTGTACGATCTCTCCCAGTGCTATGTTGACACCGAATATGTCAATGGTGAAGATGGCGATTCGGAAAATCTTGTAGCCGCAGCTGTCAGCATCATCGGAGACAACCCGCAACAGATCCCCGACCATCCTATTATCGCTGGTTGTGTATCTCCCACCATCACTATCACTGTACCTGTAGAAATACCAGATTTACCTGAAGTTGAAATTATCCATGTGGATctgaataaaaatgtttatggtTTAGGGATCACAGTAGCCGGCTATGTTTGTGAGAAGGAGGAACTGTCAGGTATATTTGTGAAGAGTATTATAGAAGGAAGTAGTGCAGAACAGAGTGGTAAAATTAGATTAAACGACAGAATTATTGAAGTGGATGGTGTTTCTTTAGCTGATAAGAGTAATCCCCAAGCTGTGGAGTTGTTGAGAAACACGGGCATCTCGGTTCATTTAGTCTTAGAGAGATACCTGCGAGGTCCAAAGTTTGAGCACCTACAGCTTGCCATATTCAACGAGGAGCGGCCGCCGTCGCCGTCCTCGTCGACCACAACCCTCTCCTGGTTTccagtgccttcccaagcagATAATAGTACAACTGAGATAGAGCCTGAACCTGAATCTAACACTACCATAGACTCTAGTGTGCTAGAAGTTGGTGATATTGATGTGAATGAGCCCACACAGGAAGAATTAGACAAAAGACTTGACGAAATATTAGCTGTAGACATAGAAGAAGTTAAAAAGCGGTGGCAGGCTGAAATTGGACTAGAGAAGCAGGTTATTGTAGCAGAAGTCCTTAAACTTGAAGGTCTGGGCATCAGCCTTGAAGGAACTGTTGATGTAGAAGGAGGTCAGGAGTTAAGGCCTCATCATTACATCAGGTCAGTCCTTCCCGAAGGCCCAGTGGGCCAGCAAGGGACATTGATAGCTGGAGATGAATTACTGGAAGTTAACGAATACCGTCTACACGGGCTGACTCATACAGAGGTAGTGAATATTTTGAAGCGTCTCCCAAACCGTGTGAGACTAGTCTGTGCCCGGAGTTCGACAGAAAGTGGCCCTCGTCCTGTTATAAACCTAGCACCAGATAGAGAAGGATTTGAAGCTAGAAAAATAATATCAGGGAGCCTGAACAACCTGACAACACTGGTGAAGGCTCAGTCTGATACTTCCATCAACACTTCCAGTACTGCCACCCTGACCAACCACTCAGGTCATTCAAGAAAGTCCCGTTCCTTAGAGTGTGTGTCAGGGTTAGCCATGTGGCAGAGTAAAGAGGATATTGTGGAGCTTGTGAAGGGTGACCAAGGTCTTGGGTTTTCTATACTGGACTATCAGGACCCTGTCGACCCTCACGGCACAGTGATTGTGGTGCGAAGTCTGGTTCCTGGTGGTGTGGCGGAGAAGAATGGTCAGATATCTCCTGGTGATCGAGTGATGTCTGTAAATGGTATTAGTATTAAGAATGCGACTTTGGATCAGGCTGTGCAGGCGCTGAAGGGTGCTTCGCGCGGCGTGGTGAAGGTGGGGGTGTCCAGGCCTCTGCCCCCGGACACAATGAAGTCTAAAAGTACAACCACACTcaacacaaaaccaagttaatcTTAGCTCTAAATTATTATGTTCCTGTCTTGTGTTGTTGTACATCATTTGATAATTTATATACTCAAGTCAACAACAAATCATCATAAAAGTCaatcataaaatataacagaaatttgttcataaaatttatttactctTTTATGAACACTGtagttaggtacttatgtttatttactttgaagATGtactcgtacagtcatgagcaatatcatgtacctactttagaaccctgtcgcactatcatatatttgacatttaatgagacttacaaaaaaagttaatgtgacagggtttcacagtgtatacatattagtactcgtgactgtactaaTACATGTATTTAATTTCTATCAAAAACAATATTctccttaaaatacaaaagtgGTGTATAACAAAACAGGCCAGACTATACTAGTCAAAGTTACAACCATATCTaacaatttacataatatacgCTTACTTAAAGCTGAGCTTGGTGTCACATATCCAGCGTTCAAAATGCGTCGGCGCACTCTAGAAACATGCAGATTGAGTTTTATAAAGAACGGGATTTACCGACTGTTGAATCATGCGTGAACTCTTAATTATTTAAGTTCGAGTTCTAAAGACGCAACATGCAGCAAAGAAAATTTTATAAACATTGAATACACTTAACTTGAATGCTCAACTTGTAATTTTCAACACACCCTCAAACTAAACCTACCTTTATGGTAATACTGATTCTGTTTGTCAGGCGACAGTTACGGGAGATATTACAGTGAATTGTTTCAATTTCATACACATTAAAGAGGCcattaataaatatcaaatagttACCATCTCTCCTAATAGCTGGGTGGAATACCTATAATTGTAAATGGATATGTTTTGTCGCCTATtgcagataatattttatttgtaacattattaaaattgtataatcagtaacataacaaaagagagaatacctattttaaaaaatgaaacttaTAGTCACTGGAACCTTAAGTTCATAATTTATAGTTGATTTCAATGTTAGGTATCATAGGCGTTATGTA from Pectinophora gossypiella chromosome 18, ilPecGoss1.1, whole genome shotgun sequence includes the following:
- the LOC126375258 gene encoding patj homolog; this encodes MVLQSAMVLSTEWAQVEVVELTNDGNGLGFNLVGGRSTGVVIKYILPGSAADKDGRLQSGDHVLQVGSVNLRGFTSEQVASVLRQAGPTVRLLVARPADPAAALRAPLPGTALVPTKLLADPELLDRHLIESGYGAVYDLSQCYVDTEYVNGEDGDSENLVAAAVSIIGDNPQQIPDHPIIAGCVSPTITITVPVEIPDLPEVEIIHVDLNKNVYGLGITVAGYVCEKEELSGIFVKSIIEGSSAEQSGKIRLNDRIIEVDGVSLADKSNPQAVELLRNTGISVHLVLERYLRGPKFEHLQLAIFNEERPPSPSSSTTTLSWFPVPSQADNSTTEIEPEPESNTTIDSSVLEVGDIDVNEPTQEELDKRLDEILAVDIEEVKKRWQAEIGLEKQVIVAEVLKLEGLGISLEGTVDVEGGQELRPHHYIRSVLPEGPVGQQGTLIAGDELLEVNEYRLHGLTHTEVVNILKRLPNRVRLVCARSSTESGPRPVINLAPDREGFEARKIISGSLNNLTTLVKAQSDTSINTSSTATLTNHSGHSRKSRSLECVSGLAMWQSKEDIVELVKGDQGLGFSILDYQDPVDPHGTVIVVRSLVPGGVAEKNGQISPGDRVMSVNGISIKNATLDQAVQALKGASRGVVKVGVSRPLPPDTMKSKSTTTLNTKPS